CCGAACCCAGGCGCCTTGACCGCGCAGACCTTGAGGATGCCGCGCATGTTGTTGACCACCAGGGTAGCCAGGGCCTCGCCTTCCACGTCTTCAGCGACGATCAGCAGGGATTTTCCGGATTTGGACACCTTTTCCAGCAGCGGAATCAGATCCCGAATATTGGGGATCTTCTTGTCGTGCAGCAGGATGTAGGGTGCATCCAGTTCGACACTCATGGTCTCCTGGTTGTTGATGAAGTACGGCGACAAATAGCCGCGGTCGAACTGCATGCCCTCGACTACATCCAGTTCGTTCTGCAGGCCAGACCCCTCCTCCACCGTGATCACGCCTTCCTTGCCCACCTTGTCCATGGCATCGGCGATAATCTGACCTATGGACTCGTCGGCGTTGGCGGAGATGGTTCCCACCTGGGCAATGGACCTGCTGCCTGCGCAGGGCTTGGAAAGTTTTTTCAATTCCTCGACCGCAGCGGAAACCGCCTGGTCGATACCGCGCTTGATGTCCATGGGATTGGCACCTGCCGAAACCGACTTTAGGCCTTCGCGGACGATGGCCTGAGCCAGCACGGTGGCGGTGGTGGTGCCGTCGCCGGCCACATCGGAGGTCTTGGAGGCGACCTCTTTCACCATCTGCGCACCCATGTTCTCGAATTTGTCTTTCAGTTCCACTTCCTTGGCCACGGAAACGCCGTCCTTGGTCACGGTGGGCGCACCGAAGCTCTTTTCCAGGACCACGTTGCGGCCCTTGGGACCCAAGGTTTGCTTGACCGCGTCGGCAAGGATGTTCACCCCGGCGAGCATGCGGTGACGGGCATCATCTGAAAAGCGGACTTCTTTAGCAGCCATGTCTGATTACCTCCACATATCCAATACGGTGATTCTTTTCGCAGGCCTCAGGCGTCCAAAACGCCCATGATGTCATCTTCACGCAGAATGACGTACTCGACACCGTCGAGCTTGACCTCGGTGCCTGAGTACTTCCCGATCAGGACTTTGTCACCCGACTTCACCGACAAGGGACGCAGTTCGCCATCGTCCAGCAGTTTGCCATTACCCACGGCAATGACTTCCGCCTTGATGGGTTTCTCCTTCGCAGTGTCCGGGATCACGATCCCGCCCGGAGAAGTTTTTTCCTCCTCCCAGCGCTTTACGACGACGCGGTCATACAGGGGACGGATATTCATGTCTTACTCACCTCGCTTTAATAAGAACATATGCAAAAACATAAACCTGCACGCTGCACTCAGCGTCCCGCCGTATCTAGGGACGCCGCTGGAGGATTTCAAGGGGTCGTCCGACCGAACGGGCGGCACCGGCTTGGAGTGCACCGGTCACGAGCGCCTTGTGCGGCGGGACACTGAAACTCCGGCCGAACCAACCCCAGGAATCGAGCTTTGGTCTTGTGCCAGCATGCCTTATCGCTGGGGCAGGGACCGGCGAGAATGATAAACTGCCGCAAACCATAAGAA
The genomic region above belongs to Methyloterricola oryzae and contains:
- the groL gene encoding chaperonin GroEL (60 kDa chaperone family; promotes refolding of misfolded polypeptides especially under stressful conditions; forms two stacked rings of heptamers to form a barrel-shaped 14mer; ends can be capped by GroES; misfolded proteins enter the barrel where they are refolded when GroES binds), which produces MAAKEVRFSDDARHRMLAGVNILADAVKQTLGPKGRNVVLEKSFGAPTVTKDGVSVAKEVELKDKFENMGAQMVKEVASKTSDVAGDGTTTATVLAQAIVREGLKSVSAGANPMDIKRGIDQAVSAAVEELKKLSKPCAGSRSIAQVGTISANADESIGQIIADAMDKVGKEGVITVEEGSGLQNELDVVEGMQFDRGYLSPYFINNQETMSVELDAPYILLHDKKIPNIRDLIPLLEKVSKSGKSLLIVAEDVEGEALATLVVNNMRGILKVCAVKAPGFGDRRKAMLEDIAILTGGKVISEEVGLSLEKLDLADLGSAKKVQIGKEDTTIVDGSGDHAAIKARVELIRRQIEDSTSDYDREKLQERVAKLAGGVAVIKVGAATEVEMKEKKARVEDALHATRAAVEEGIVPGGGVALLRTLTALKGLQGKNHDQSVGIGILRRAIEEPLRQIVANAGEEASVVLAKVLEGSGTFGYNAATGEYGDMIAMGILDPTKVTRSALQNAASIAGLMLTTEAMVAELPKKEKASLPTGGMDDY
- the groES gene encoding co-chaperone GroES, coding for MNIRPLYDRVVVKRWEEEKTSPGGIVIPDTAKEKPIKAEVIAVGNGKLLDDGELRPLSVKSGDKVLIGKYSGTEVKLDGVEYVILREDDIMGVLDA